A part of Cataglyphis hispanica isolate Lineage 1 chromosome 7, ULB_Chis1_1.0, whole genome shotgun sequence genomic DNA contains:
- the LOC126850996 gene encoding uncharacterized protein LOC126850996 isoform X1 has translation MEKSTSKPIVQNGTNASASSDLIIDSPRKCNLSFSINFDFNDVDNENSTDSENADLQIDISEVDNYEPSSKHKREAIEEASVLNKMEEEIERQLDAKAAKTNLTATNVKNILKHVIPYEHLMTMIQKWLQDTEDDVNFGPKLTRAKAKKLAAAQVNIPWPITTTQKASSEVQALIQEELPEDSSDEEYNPDHDKHIESDDDREAENTANNDMESQQSTSTNNRNVVCPEQQRSSNIQYDPEGIFKIPAIPHVATEEESIGQRTRSKLSLSETSLQEIEQAFIPPDITADMTDDWDFELDEDWDNFLKEFTQPLTQEPAIEDDPEADPEYNILEDEETDLLDKEELRTDKAVEVPRKEQYDLIAELLELTPMFSTQEEEISRRKRIPDNVTPPIETNTMNSSMVDLLPVLAEPELPKLVNFEQRLLLATQFRQHIQLMAQHFVMTYMHPEYHSLATTCKQNLNSLRYLSNGPNSAFNAENLEAALKLISTWENKFSDAQFYADFKQSITDNNAKMCRTNKGIYIKDFLPEIEKLFVESEALMYPELLPQIPFRSGIKLTKSTYSKSEEILIALGIEQFLPFVASRPRKLRTKKFLLVDAAQLICHYLLPCRDALGILHHIRKRRVSKDENPIKHYFEKGYAPRIIHRITLDNKPKAPKDQPLNLLPLRWQIYLSNQREYKNNSLKSNYIFDSNSNLGKQWSNMNAIMKSYPIVSSNHPLRNPVVNILPKILPANPKTSTDKKDSFIMKKNMKLNDDNSEKRVIDNNIQTTGMVAGISKLNKNLHSVKTTTADAKVMQMDKLPDEKNNTKLNSISVGNSKLPKDTSQISSGLPQIRKTTPRLAKTKSAQNMKLMAQVLGSKSSINCNTLKSKEKDTMDKNDEHCTVSKVDNEEEIAELMLASTTIIKDPVSRKKAKQTRELEIIKRLLKAENPLTEEEREAKFAASYLQKLHLTLEPNNPEIFKTVIKLYLDYSEKLESISQTVIDSTFSEEFAADKEIQDSTIKKDILTIRLYQDVCKKLQNYPEMCTDFLLFLKPHQATMIGKSIEYMMLQKMNDFVHIAQIYFAKQPSRIAKMMQAITQLSSDPHTTLETIHTIMSPVFKGHPLIMDLFLQVLPTAKPPESLFVPHMFENLTCPLGPYDKNIIYTENAPELYENIELPTASYQEDPYGGENCKCDCHHIDDPNLKNKSEHCVSCGTRFLNGRIYLQTPEGLRPAKITFPGEHQEKLENIARVSLKIADKGTPPISSKKRRKSSKNDSSHEEICQKQCATKYSPLKDNEDNEKVIAKSKKSVKLPIKTDQKKALKRIGTVDAIVNKRIRMSHCRNKREKKTEEIDVSLEHNELDITEHEKIVDITETEINSMQLSMQDNSSSELITQTSASNNVDCDLNCKKISTETAIVEKMSIKNNIQLNSDLTNTKPWTRQEDMILLQSVKKEYSENSFQLISEKLDNRTVDQVKERCQTLLSLLQKIM, from the exons ATGGAGAAATCCACGAGTAAACCTATTGTGCAAAATGGTACCAATGCATCGGCATCCTCCGATTTAATCATCGATTCGCCTAGAAAATGCAATTTGTCTTTctcgattaattttgatttcaatGATGTCGATAACGAAAATTCGACCGATTCCGAAAATGCAGATTTACAAATTGATATATCCGAAGTTGATAATTATGAGCCGTCTAGCAAGCATAAACGAGAAGCTATTGAAGAAGCATCGGTACTTAATAAAATGGAAGAAGAGATTGAGAGACAACTCGATGCCAAAGCTGCCAAAACTAATTTAACTGCCACtaacgttaaaaatatactaaaacaCGTGATCCCATATGAACATTTAATGACAATGATACAAAAATGGCTTCAAGATACGGAAGATGATGTTAATTTTGGTCCCAAACTTACAAGAGCTAAAGCTAA AAAATTAGCAGCTGCTCAGGTCAATATACCATGGCCTATCACTACAACACAAAAAGCTTCATCGGAAGTGCAAGCTTTGATTCAGGAGGAATTGCCAGAAGATTCATCAGATGAAGAATATAATCCTGATCATGATAAACACATAGAGAGTGATGATGATAGAGAAGCAGAAAATACAGCAAATAATGATATGGAATCACAACAATCAACATCAACAAATAATAGGAACGTAGTTTGTCCTGAACAACAAAGGTCATCGAATATACAATATGATCCTgaaggaatttttaaaataccagC tattCCACATGTTGCAACAGAGGAAGAAAGTATTGGTCAGAGAACACGctctaaattatctttaagtGAAACTTCTTTGCAAGAAATAGAGCAAGCATTTATACCACCTGACATAACTGCTGATATGACTGATGATTGGGATTTCGAACTCGATGAAGATTGggataactttttaaaagaatttacgcAACCTTTAACACAGGAGCCAGCCATAGAAGATGACCCAGAAGCAGAtccagaatataatatattagaggATGAAGAAAcagatttat tggACAAGGAAGAACTCAGGACAGATAAAGCAGTAGAAGTTCCTCGTAAAGaacaatatgatttaattgcaGAATTACTTGAATTAACCCCTATGTTCTCAActcaagaagaagaaatatcaagaagaaaaagaattccAGACAATGTAACTCCGCCGATTGAAACTAATACTAtg AACTCTTCTATGGTTGATCTTTTACCAGTACTTGCAGAACCTGAATTACcaaaattagtaaattttgAACAACGTCTTTTATTAGCCACACAATTTCGGcaacatatacaattaatggCACAGCATTTTGTTATGACTTACATGCATCCAGAATATCATTCACTAGCAACAACATGTAAACAGAATTTGAATAGCTTAAG ATATTTGAGCAACGGGCCAAATTCTGCATTTAATGCAGAGAACTTGGAAGcagctttaaaattaatatcaacttGGGAAAATAAGTTTTCCGACGCACAATTCTATGCAGATTTCAAACAAAGTATTACAGATAATAATGCTAAAATGTGTCGAACAAACAagggaatatatattaaagattttcttcctgaaatagaaaaattatttgtcgaaAGTGAAGCTCTTATGTATCCAGAACTTTTACCACAAATACCTTTCAGGAGTGGAATTAAACTTACAAAATCTACATATTCAAAATCAGAAGAAAT TTTAATTGCATTGGGCATAGAACAATTTTTACCATTTGTTGCATCTAGACCAAGAAAGCTtcgcacaaaaaaatttctgttagTTGATGCTGCTCAACTTATTTGTCACTATCTATTACCATGTAGAGATGCACTAGGAATATTACATCACATTAGAAAACGTCGCGTTTCTAAAGATGAAAATCCGATTAAG CATTATTTCGAGAAAGGTTATGCTCCTAGAATAATACATCGCATAACACTTGATAATAAGCCTAAAGCTCCAAAAGATCAACCATTAAATCTTTTACCTTTAAGATGGCAAATATATCTCAGTAAT caAAGAGAATACAAAAACAATTCGttgaaaagtaattatatatttgattcaaaCAGTAATCTTGGAAAACAATGGAGTAACATGAATGCAATAATGAAGTCATATCCTATTGTCTCCAGCAATCATCCCTTAAGAAACCcagttgtaaatatattaccaAAAATATTACCTGCAAATCCAAAAACCTCaactgataaaaaagatagttttattatgaaaaaaaatatgaaactcAATGATGACAATagtgaaaaacgagtaattgataataatatacaaactaCAGGAATGGTTGCTGGAATAAGTAaacttaacaaaaatttgcattcTGTAAAAACAACTACTGCAGATGCAAAGGTGATGCAGATGGATAAATTAcctgatgaaaaaaataatactaaattaaatagtatatcAGTTGGGAATTCAAAACTACCCAAAGATACATCACAAATATCATCAGGATTACCACAAATACGTAAAACTACACCGCGATTAGCAAAAACAAAAAGCGCACAGAATATGAAATTGATGGCGCAAGTTTTAGGTTCAAAAAGTTCGATTAATTGCAATACattaaaatctaaagaaaAAGACACCATGGATAAAAATGACGAACATTGTACTGTATCAAAAGTT GATAATGAGGAAGAGATAGCAGAATTAATGCTAGCTAGTACTACAATAATAAAGGATCCTGTAAGTAGGAAAAAGGCTAAACAGACTAGAGAActggaaattattaaaagattattaaaagctGAGAATCCATTAACTGAAGAGGAGCGGGAAGCAA AATTTGCAGCATCATATCTTCAAAAGTTACATTTGACATTGGAACCTAACAATCCGGAAATATTTAAGACTgtgataaaattgtatttagacTATAGCGAAAAACTAGAAAGTATTAGCCAAACAGTTATTGACTCAACATTTTCTGAAGAATTTGCAGCAGATAAAGAGATACAAGATAGcacgattaaaaaagatatactcACAATCAGATTATATCAAGATGTctgtaaaaaattgcaaaattatccaGAAATGTGTACagattttctgttatttttaaagcCACATCAAGCCACGATGATTGGTAAATCCATAGAATATATGATGTTGCAAAAAATGAATGATTTCGTCCATATTgcgcaaatatatttcgctAAGCAACCATCGCGAATAGCAAAGATGATGCAGGCGATCACACAACTTTCGTCTGACCCGCACACAACTCTGGAAACTATTCATACTATTATGAGTCCAGTCTTCAAAGGCCATCCACTTATTatggatttatttttgcaagtttTACCTACTGCAAAACCTCCTGAAAG CTTATTTGTACCTCATATGTTTGAAAACTTGACATGTCCATTAGGACCTtatgataaaaacataatttatactgAAAATGCACCAGAGTTATATGAAAACATAGAATTACCTACAGCATCATATCAGGAAGATCCATATGGTggagaaaattgtaaatgtgATTGTCATCACATAGATGATccaaatcttaaaaataaatcagaacATTGTGTTTCCTGCGGTACACGG tttcttAATGGAAGAATTTATCTTCAAACCCCTGAAGGATTGCGACCtgcaaaaattacatttcctGGAGAACATCAGgagaaattggaaaatattgcGCGTGTATCGTTAAAAATAGCTGATAAAGGCACTCCACCAATTTCGTCTAAAAAACGACGAAAATCATCAAAGAATGATTCTAGTCACGAAGAAATTTGTCAGAAGCAATGCGCTACGAAATATTCGCCATTAAAAGATAATGAGGATAATGAGAAAGTAATAGCAAAGTCTAAAAAGAGTGTCAAACTCCCAATTAAAACAGATCAAAAGAAGGCTTTAAAAAGAATAGGCACTGTAGACGCAATTGTGAATAAAAGAATACGAATGTCTCACTGCAGGAACAAACGAGAAAAGAAGACTGAAGAAATCGATGTCTCATTGGAACACAATGAACTTGATATTACAGAGCATGAGAAAATAGTTGATATTACAGAAACAGAAATCAATAGTATGCAATTATCGATGCAAGATAATTCATCAAGTGAATTAATTACACAAACTTCTGCAAGCAATAATGTTGATTGTGATTTAA attgtAAAAAGATAAGTACAGAAACAgcaattgttgaaaaaatgtcaatcaaaaataatattcagttAAATTCTGATTTAACGAACACTAAACCATGGACACGTCAAGAAGATATGATTCTACTACAAAGTGTTAAGAAGGAATATTCTGAAAattcatttcaattaattagtgaaaaattagataatcgTACTGTTGATCAG GTGAAAGAGAGATGTCAAACATTACTTTCcttattacagaaaataatgtaa
- the LOC126850996 gene encoding uncharacterized protein LOC126850996 isoform X2 produces MSISTPIFISLGEWNESLFIPHVATEEESIGQRTRSKLSLSETSLQEIEQAFIPPDITADMTDDWDFELDEDWDNFLKEFTQPLTQEPAIEDDPEADPEYNILEDEETDLLDKEELRTDKAVEVPRKEQYDLIAELLELTPMFSTQEEEISRRKRIPDNVTPPIETNTMNSSMVDLLPVLAEPELPKLVNFEQRLLLATQFRQHIQLMAQHFVMTYMHPEYHSLATTCKQNLNSLRYLSNGPNSAFNAENLEAALKLISTWENKFSDAQFYADFKQSITDNNAKMCRTNKGIYIKDFLPEIEKLFVESEALMYPELLPQIPFRSGIKLTKSTYSKSEEILIALGIEQFLPFVASRPRKLRTKKFLLVDAAQLICHYLLPCRDALGILHHIRKRRVSKDENPIKHYFEKGYAPRIIHRITLDNKPKAPKDQPLNLLPLRWQIYLSNQREYKNNSLKSNYIFDSNSNLGKQWSNMNAIMKSYPIVSSNHPLRNPVVNILPKILPANPKTSTDKKDSFIMKKNMKLNDDNSEKRVIDNNIQTTGMVAGISKLNKNLHSVKTTTADAKVMQMDKLPDEKNNTKLNSISVGNSKLPKDTSQISSGLPQIRKTTPRLAKTKSAQNMKLMAQVLGSKSSINCNTLKSKEKDTMDKNDEHCTVSKVDNEEEIAELMLASTTIIKDPVSRKKAKQTRELEIIKRLLKAENPLTEEEREAKFAASYLQKLHLTLEPNNPEIFKTVIKLYLDYSEKLESISQTVIDSTFSEEFAADKEIQDSTIKKDILTIRLYQDVCKKLQNYPEMCTDFLLFLKPHQATMIGKSIEYMMLQKMNDFVHIAQIYFAKQPSRIAKMMQAITQLSSDPHTTLETIHTIMSPVFKGHPLIMDLFLQVLPTAKPPESLFVPHMFENLTCPLGPYDKNIIYTENAPELYENIELPTASYQEDPYGGENCKCDCHHIDDPNLKNKSEHCVSCGTRFLNGRIYLQTPEGLRPAKITFPGEHQEKLENIARVSLKIADKGTPPISSKKRRKSSKNDSSHEEICQKQCATKYSPLKDNEDNEKVIAKSKKSVKLPIKTDQKKALKRIGTVDAIVNKRIRMSHCRNKREKKTEEIDVSLEHNELDITEHEKIVDITETEINSMQLSMQDNSSSELITQTSASNNVDCDLNCKKISTETAIVEKMSIKNNIQLNSDLTNTKPWTRQEDMILLQSVKKEYSENSFQLISEKLDNRTVDQVKERCQTLLSLLQKIM; encoded by the exons ATGAGTATCTCCACTCCTATATTCATCTCGCTAGGGGAATGGAACGAATCATTATT tattCCACATGTTGCAACAGAGGAAGAAAGTATTGGTCAGAGAACACGctctaaattatctttaagtGAAACTTCTTTGCAAGAAATAGAGCAAGCATTTATACCACCTGACATAACTGCTGATATGACTGATGATTGGGATTTCGAACTCGATGAAGATTGggataactttttaaaagaatttacgcAACCTTTAACACAGGAGCCAGCCATAGAAGATGACCCAGAAGCAGAtccagaatataatatattagaggATGAAGAAAcagatttat tggACAAGGAAGAACTCAGGACAGATAAAGCAGTAGAAGTTCCTCGTAAAGaacaatatgatttaattgcaGAATTACTTGAATTAACCCCTATGTTCTCAActcaagaagaagaaatatcaagaagaaaaagaattccAGACAATGTAACTCCGCCGATTGAAACTAATACTAtg AACTCTTCTATGGTTGATCTTTTACCAGTACTTGCAGAACCTGAATTACcaaaattagtaaattttgAACAACGTCTTTTATTAGCCACACAATTTCGGcaacatatacaattaatggCACAGCATTTTGTTATGACTTACATGCATCCAGAATATCATTCACTAGCAACAACATGTAAACAGAATTTGAATAGCTTAAG ATATTTGAGCAACGGGCCAAATTCTGCATTTAATGCAGAGAACTTGGAAGcagctttaaaattaatatcaacttGGGAAAATAAGTTTTCCGACGCACAATTCTATGCAGATTTCAAACAAAGTATTACAGATAATAATGCTAAAATGTGTCGAACAAACAagggaatatatattaaagattttcttcctgaaatagaaaaattatttgtcgaaAGTGAAGCTCTTATGTATCCAGAACTTTTACCACAAATACCTTTCAGGAGTGGAATTAAACTTACAAAATCTACATATTCAAAATCAGAAGAAAT TTTAATTGCATTGGGCATAGAACAATTTTTACCATTTGTTGCATCTAGACCAAGAAAGCTtcgcacaaaaaaatttctgttagTTGATGCTGCTCAACTTATTTGTCACTATCTATTACCATGTAGAGATGCACTAGGAATATTACATCACATTAGAAAACGTCGCGTTTCTAAAGATGAAAATCCGATTAAG CATTATTTCGAGAAAGGTTATGCTCCTAGAATAATACATCGCATAACACTTGATAATAAGCCTAAAGCTCCAAAAGATCAACCATTAAATCTTTTACCTTTAAGATGGCAAATATATCTCAGTAAT caAAGAGAATACAAAAACAATTCGttgaaaagtaattatatatttgattcaaaCAGTAATCTTGGAAAACAATGGAGTAACATGAATGCAATAATGAAGTCATATCCTATTGTCTCCAGCAATCATCCCTTAAGAAACCcagttgtaaatatattaccaAAAATATTACCTGCAAATCCAAAAACCTCaactgataaaaaagatagttttattatgaaaaaaaatatgaaactcAATGATGACAATagtgaaaaacgagtaattgataataatatacaaactaCAGGAATGGTTGCTGGAATAAGTAaacttaacaaaaatttgcattcTGTAAAAACAACTACTGCAGATGCAAAGGTGATGCAGATGGATAAATTAcctgatgaaaaaaataatactaaattaaatagtatatcAGTTGGGAATTCAAAACTACCCAAAGATACATCACAAATATCATCAGGATTACCACAAATACGTAAAACTACACCGCGATTAGCAAAAACAAAAAGCGCACAGAATATGAAATTGATGGCGCAAGTTTTAGGTTCAAAAAGTTCGATTAATTGCAATACattaaaatctaaagaaaAAGACACCATGGATAAAAATGACGAACATTGTACTGTATCAAAAGTT GATAATGAGGAAGAGATAGCAGAATTAATGCTAGCTAGTACTACAATAATAAAGGATCCTGTAAGTAGGAAAAAGGCTAAACAGACTAGAGAActggaaattattaaaagattattaaaagctGAGAATCCATTAACTGAAGAGGAGCGGGAAGCAA AATTTGCAGCATCATATCTTCAAAAGTTACATTTGACATTGGAACCTAACAATCCGGAAATATTTAAGACTgtgataaaattgtatttagacTATAGCGAAAAACTAGAAAGTATTAGCCAAACAGTTATTGACTCAACATTTTCTGAAGAATTTGCAGCAGATAAAGAGATACAAGATAGcacgattaaaaaagatatactcACAATCAGATTATATCAAGATGTctgtaaaaaattgcaaaattatccaGAAATGTGTACagattttctgttatttttaaagcCACATCAAGCCACGATGATTGGTAAATCCATAGAATATATGATGTTGCAAAAAATGAATGATTTCGTCCATATTgcgcaaatatatttcgctAAGCAACCATCGCGAATAGCAAAGATGATGCAGGCGATCACACAACTTTCGTCTGACCCGCACACAACTCTGGAAACTATTCATACTATTATGAGTCCAGTCTTCAAAGGCCATCCACTTATTatggatttatttttgcaagtttTACCTACTGCAAAACCTCCTGAAAG CTTATTTGTACCTCATATGTTTGAAAACTTGACATGTCCATTAGGACCTtatgataaaaacataatttatactgAAAATGCACCAGAGTTATATGAAAACATAGAATTACCTACAGCATCATATCAGGAAGATCCATATGGTggagaaaattgtaaatgtgATTGTCATCACATAGATGATccaaatcttaaaaataaatcagaacATTGTGTTTCCTGCGGTACACGG tttcttAATGGAAGAATTTATCTTCAAACCCCTGAAGGATTGCGACCtgcaaaaattacatttcctGGAGAACATCAGgagaaattggaaaatattgcGCGTGTATCGTTAAAAATAGCTGATAAAGGCACTCCACCAATTTCGTCTAAAAAACGACGAAAATCATCAAAGAATGATTCTAGTCACGAAGAAATTTGTCAGAAGCAATGCGCTACGAAATATTCGCCATTAAAAGATAATGAGGATAATGAGAAAGTAATAGCAAAGTCTAAAAAGAGTGTCAAACTCCCAATTAAAACAGATCAAAAGAAGGCTTTAAAAAGAATAGGCACTGTAGACGCAATTGTGAATAAAAGAATACGAATGTCTCACTGCAGGAACAAACGAGAAAAGAAGACTGAAGAAATCGATGTCTCATTGGAACACAATGAACTTGATATTACAGAGCATGAGAAAATAGTTGATATTACAGAAACAGAAATCAATAGTATGCAATTATCGATGCAAGATAATTCATCAAGTGAATTAATTACACAAACTTCTGCAAGCAATAATGTTGATTGTGATTTAA attgtAAAAAGATAAGTACAGAAACAgcaattgttgaaaaaatgtcaatcaaaaataatattcagttAAATTCTGATTTAACGAACACTAAACCATGGACACGTCAAGAAGATATGATTCTACTACAAAGTGTTAAGAAGGAATATTCTGAAAattcatttcaattaattagtgaaaaattagataatcgTACTGTTGATCAG GTGAAAGAGAGATGTCAAACATTACTTTCcttattacagaaaataatgtaa
- the LOC126851004 gene encoding 28S ribosomal protein S29, mitochondrial, producing the protein MSLRFYSFVRRIQKTHGRKFSTAVEVKDEQISQVCSFRTAENNPVNHNADHLARLYTVPKDIQQQIFQHGGIPKGFMKQVATFQECSILVRQPAIEIISYLNQADYTRPVNKYVLYGKFGVGKSITLSHLLHYAFMQRCVLVHIYWAPHWFKDIKEVATSVLSPGCMDLPIDAGLWLKHFKSQNTKLLSQLDLKTSKDYVWNQREMTSQGTPILELVEFGMNRIKYACGVVDALIKELKFASTAGKCKTIVIIDGFNAFTSSHTRIHDDNKVMVLPKQISLAVPFFDITKSDWCNGAIIVTVDQTANKERRESYLPRYLLGKEGFEHLDPFIPVLVDDYNIAEFDSMIEYYKDRKWIRNITASGQRELELITNKNPYVLMDQCKFL; encoded by the exons ATGTCTTTACGTTTCT ATTCATTCGTGAGAAGGATACAGAAAACGCATGGCAGAAAATTTAGCACAGCTGTGGAAGTAAAAGACGAGCAAATAAGTCAAGTATGCTCATTTCGCACAGCTGAAAATAATCCAGTTAATCATAATGCAGATCACCTTGCCAGATTATATACAGTACCAAAAGATATTCAACAGCAAATCTTTCAGCATGGTGGCATCCCTAAAGGATTTATGAAACAAGTTGCCACGTTTCAAGAATGTTCGATACTGGTCAGGCAACCTGCGATTGAGATTATTTCTTATCTCAATCAGGCCGATTATACAAGAcctgttaataaatatgtgttat ATGGAAAGTTTGGGGTAGGAAAAAGTATTACATTAAGTCACCTATTGCACTATGCCTTTATGCAGAGATGTGTGCTTGTTCACATATATTGGG cTCCTCATTGGTTTAAGGACATAAAGGAAGTCGCGACTTCAGTACTATCCCCAGGATGCATGGATCTACCGATTGACGCTGGCTTGTGGTTGAAACATTTCAAATCTCAAAATACAAAACTGCTTTCACAATTGGAC CTGAAAACGTCGAAAGATTATGTATGGAACCAACGCGAAATGACTTCGCAAGGTACACCTATCTTGGAACTCGTCGAGTTCGGCATGAATCGCATCAAGTACGCTTGTGGTGTGGTGGACGCGcttataaaagaattgaaatttgCTAGTACAGCTGGAAAGTGTAAGACGATTGTCATAATAGATGGATTCAATGCATTCACATCGAGTCACACGCGTATCCACGATGATAATAAAGTAATGGTTCTGCCTAAACAAATATCGTTGGCGGTACCGTTTTTCGATATCACAAAAAGTGATTGGTGTAATGGTGCAATCATAGTAACAGTAGACCAAACAGCAAATAAG gaaAGACGAGAATCCTATCTTCCTAGATATCTGCTTGGTAAAGAAGGTTTCGAGCATCTGGATCCTTTTATACCTGTTCTAGttgatgattataatattgcagaATTCGATAGCATGATAGAGTATTATAAAGATCGCAAATGGATCAGGAATATAACAGCTAGTGGTCAGAGAGAATTAGAACTAATCACTAATAAAAATCCGTACGTTTTAATGGatcaatgtaaatttttataa